In Mycoplasma sp. OR1901, the following are encoded in one genomic region:
- the rpsI gene encoding 30S ribosomal protein S9 has translation MSKNIEYRGLGRRKSSVARVRLTPGTGKFVINKREAREYLTSDIYLKDANQPFDLTETKGTFDVSVVVAGGGLSGQAGAIRLGIARALLEASADYRSTLKAAGMLTRDARAKERKKPGLRAARRARQFSKR, from the coding sequence ATGAGTAAAAACATAGAATACCGTGGATTAGGAAGAAGAAAATCATCAGTTGCTCGTGTTAGATTAACACCAGGAACAGGTAAATTCGTAATCAACAAACGTGAAGCTCGTGAATACTTAACATCAGACATTTACTTAAAAGACGCTAATCAACCATTTGATTTAACAGAAACAAAAGGAACATTCGATGTTTCAGTTGTTGTTGCTGGTGGTGGTTTAAGTGGTCAAGCAGGAGCTATTAGATTAGGTATTGCTCGTGCTTTATTAGAAGCAAGTGCTGATTACCGTTCAACTCTTAAAGCAGCAGGAATGCTAACAAGAGATGCAAGAGCTAAAGAACGTAAAAAACCTGGACTTCGTGCTGCTCGTCGTGCAAGACAATTCTCAAAACGTTAA
- a CDS encoding NAD(P)/FAD-dependent oxidoreductase, whose amino-acid sequence MQNKIYDLVIIGGGPAGLNAAIYASRANLSVIFIEKGAPGGKLSTTSKVENWIGTENIEGWQLALNFFNHSKKYGAVYKYGKVVELKHNGKFNNEIRLENGDVILGKTVLISTGMRNVEPNFIENFQSFLNRGASFCAICDGPLFKGLPSLVLGNGNSAVEEASYLSTIASKVYVVIRDDEFNAEPRLVNDLLSKENVVVFKNSRILTLKGDGTLENAIIEHKDGTTSTIRVASFFPYIGMEPSTDFIKNKEILDEKGFIITNKFMETSLPGVFAAGDIRAKEIRQIVTAASDGAIAARRVSDLLLSEK is encoded by the coding sequence ATGCAAAACAAAATTTATGATTTAGTGATAATTGGTGGTGGACCAGCTGGTCTAAATGCTGCCATTTATGCTTCAAGAGCAAATTTAAGCGTTATTTTTATCGAAAAAGGTGCTCCTGGTGGTAAATTATCAACTACAAGTAAAGTTGAAAACTGAATAGGTACCGAAAATATTGAAGGGTGACAATTAGCTTTAAACTTTTTTAATCACTCAAAAAAATATGGTGCAGTATACAAATATGGTAAAGTTGTTGAATTAAAACATAACGGTAAATTTAATAATGAAATCAGATTAGAAAATGGTGACGTTATTTTAGGAAAAACAGTTTTAATTTCAACTGGAATGAGAAACGTTGAACCTAACTTTATTGAAAACTTCCAAAGTTTTCTAAATAGAGGTGCAAGTTTTTGTGCTATCTGTGATGGTCCTTTATTTAAAGGATTACCTTCATTAGTTTTAGGAAATGGTAATTCAGCAGTTGAAGAAGCTAGTTATTTATCTACAATAGCTTCAAAAGTTTATGTTGTTATTAGAGACGATGAATTCAATGCTGAGCCAAGACTTGTAAATGATTTATTATCAAAAGAAAATGTTGTTGTTTTTAAAAATTCAAGAATTTTAACACTTAAAGGTGATGGTACTTTAGAAAACGCAATTATCGAACACAAAGATGGAACTACTTCAACAATTCGAGTAGCTTCATTCTTCCCATATATTGGTATGGAACCATCAACAGATTTTATTAAAAACAAAGAAATTTTAGATGAAAAAGGATTTATTATCACTAACAAATTTATGGAAACTTCTTTACCGGGAGTTTTTGCAGCTGGTGATATTAGAGCTAAAGAAATTCGTCAAATAGTAACTGCCGCTTCAGATGGAGCGATAGCTGCAAGACGTGTTTCTGATTTATTATTATCAGAAAAGTAA
- a CDS encoding cation-translocating P-type ATPase, producing the protein MYNQEYIKNKTGLSSTEVERLIKQNGYNKMTVKKEKSIFKMFLEQFKDFMIILLLIASAFSFGVAIYEAITNENQKTSELIISFIEPFIILIVVALNAMLGTYQEIKSNQAVKALSKSNELYAKVYRDGKLITIPSSDLVVGDLIVVEAGDIISADADLIESYSFYAVESALTGESIAVEKDANFVSTDSTNLGDQKNKIFSGTYSTQGRAIAVVTAIGDQTEIGKINNLIQEQKVPLTPLQVKLNKLSKVFGIIGIVLLFVTAILQIVIQGSITSNWTKPELYSNATVIGISLAVAAIPEGLITFTTVLLAIGVARMTREKVIIKSFAAIETIGSTSIICSDKTGTLTENKMKVVDFINYNKTLSNEKVLEYFVACCDASIHKNDKGEFVEVGDQTEIGILYYANEHNINDENIYNHFSKINSLPFDSDRKLMSVLLKENDQNILITKGAPDVVFSRVKDLDESYRHKVEELSNKSYRVLAIAKKVINKDNIDFDDEKDLEFIGLIAMVDPARVGVKESIKQGFEAGIKPIMITGDHLTTAVAIAKELGIFVEGDRAITGLELSNMSDEQLKEQVEHISVYARVTPSDKLRIVNAWQSHNQVVAMTGDGVNDAPALKRSDSGIAMGITGTDVSKQAADMILTDDNFSTIVKAVKSGRETYHRIKSVILNLLISSITEIIVMLFGLFVFSFVFKEQFKNTDVIILSASQLLWINLLTHGLPSIALGMTPTDVNVMKNKPTKRDESIFANGMFKELMLQSLVLSFASLLSYGLVGMLAVQANISGEKFVKLTSSAMFVTLGIGASLNSLNLMSKSSIIFSKFKKYKLVYIASLFSVVSMLFVTFIPGLSNVFKITSLEVYGQNWLYWFIPLILSLNLVFYAEIKKIYFVIKNSLNNKSMI; encoded by the coding sequence TTGTACAATCAAGAATACATAAAAAACAAAACTGGTTTATCTTCAACGGAAGTTGAAAGATTAATCAAACAAAATGGTTATAACAAAATGACCGTAAAAAAAGAAAAAAGTATTTTTAAAATGTTCTTAGAACAATTTAAAGACTTTATGATTATTTTACTTTTAATTGCTTCAGCATTTAGTTTTGGTGTGGCAATATATGAAGCAATAACAAACGAAAACCAAAAAACATCGGAGCTAATAATTTCATTTATAGAGCCGTTTATAATACTTATAGTAGTAGCACTTAATGCTATGCTTGGAACTTATCAGGAGATTAAAAGTAACCAAGCGGTTAAAGCTCTTTCTAAAAGTAATGAGTTATATGCCAAAGTTTATCGTGATGGTAAATTAATAACTATTCCTTCATCTGATTTAGTGGTAGGTGATTTAATAGTAGTCGAAGCTGGTGATATTATTTCTGCAGATGCAGATTTAATTGAATCATATTCATTTTATGCAGTAGAATCAGCGTTAACTGGTGAATCTATTGCGGTTGAAAAAGATGCAAATTTTGTTTCAACAGATAGCACTAATTTAGGAGATCAAAAGAATAAAATTTTCTCAGGAACATATTCTACACAAGGTAGAGCAATTGCTGTAGTTACAGCAATTGGTGATCAAACAGAAATTGGGAAAATTAATAATTTAATACAAGAACAAAAAGTTCCTTTAACACCACTTCAAGTAAAACTTAATAAACTAAGTAAAGTTTTCGGAATTATCGGAATTGTTCTATTATTCGTAACAGCAATATTACAAATAGTAATTCAAGGATCAATTACAAGTAATTGAACCAAACCAGAATTATATTCAAACGCTACAGTTATTGGTATTTCTTTAGCTGTTGCAGCGATACCTGAAGGATTAATAACATTCACAACAGTTCTTTTAGCAATCGGTGTTGCAAGAATGACTCGTGAAAAAGTTATAATCAAATCATTTGCAGCAATTGAAACAATTGGTTCAACAAGCATAATCTGTTCTGATAAAACAGGTACACTTACAGAAAATAAAATGAAAGTAGTTGATTTTATTAACTACAATAAAACTTTAAGTAATGAAAAAGTTTTAGAATACTTTGTTGCATGTTGTGATGCATCAATTCACAAAAATGATAAAGGTGAGTTTGTTGAAGTTGGAGATCAAACAGAAATTGGTATTTTATATTACGCAAATGAACATAATATAAATGACGAAAATATATATAATCATTTCTCAAAAATCAACTCATTACCATTTGATAGTGACAGAAAATTAATGTCAGTATTATTAAAAGAAAATGATCAAAACATTTTAATTACAAAAGGTGCTCCAGATGTTGTTTTTTCAAGAGTCAAAGATTTAGACGAATCATATAGACATAAAGTTGAAGAGTTATCAAATAAAAGTTATAGAGTTTTAGCTATTGCTAAAAAAGTTATTAACAAAGATAATATCGATTTTGACGATGAAAAAGACTTAGAATTTATCGGTTTAATTGCAATGGTTGACCCAGCTAGAGTTGGAGTTAAAGAAAGTATCAAACAAGGTTTTGAAGCTGGAATTAAACCTATTATGATTACAGGTGACCATTTAACAACAGCAGTTGCAATCGCAAAAGAATTAGGTATATTTGTTGAAGGTGATAGAGCTATAACAGGATTAGAATTATCTAACATGAGTGATGAGCAACTAAAAGAACAAGTTGAACATATTTCTGTTTATGCACGTGTTACACCATCAGATAAATTAAGAATTGTAAACGCATGACAATCACATAACCAAGTTGTTGCCATGACTGGTGATGGTGTAAACGATGCGCCTGCACTTAAACGTAGTGATAGTGGTATCGCTATGGGAATTACAGGTACTGATGTTTCTAAACAAGCGGCAGATATGATTTTAACAGATGACAATTTTAGTACAATTGTTAAAGCTGTTAAAAGTGGTAGAGAAACATATCACAGAATTAAATCTGTTATATTAAACTTATTAATTTCATCAATAACCGAAATTATAGTAATGTTATTTGGATTATTTGTATTTTCATTTGTATTCAAAGAACAATTCAAAAATACTGATGTAATAATATTATCTGCATCACAATTATTATGAATTAATTTACTTACACACGGTCTACCTTCTATTGCCTTAGGTATGACGCCGACTGATGTAAATGTTATGAAAAATAAACCAACAAAAAGAGATGAAAGCATATTCGCAAACGGAATGTTTAAAGAATTGATGTTACAAAGTCTTGTGCTTTCATTTGCTTCATTATTATCTTATGGATTAGTTGGAATGTTAGCTGTACAAGCAAATATTAGTGGCGAGAAATTTGTTAAATTAACTTCGAGTGCAATGTTTGTTACTTTAGGTATTGGAGCAAGTTTAAATTCACTTAATTTAATGAGTAAATCATCAATTATTTTCTCTAAATTTAAAAAATACAAATTAGTATATATTGCTAGTTTATTCTCTGTAGTATCAATGTTATTTGTAACATTTATTCCAGGGCTATCAAATGTATTTAAGATAACTTCTTTAGAAGTTTACGGTCAAAATTGATTATATTGATTTATACCTTTAATACTTTCTTTAAACTTAGTATTTTATGCTGAAATTAAAAAAATTTATTTTGTTATTAAAAATTCTTTAAATAATAAATCTATGATATAA
- a CDS encoding APC family permease codes for MKNNKKIGFALSLMMLIGTVVGIGIFFKNISVGKAVDYNGLSWLITWIIGGIISICVALCFSEIGSMTNKNFSGISNWIHRLKPGATSYGISLTYALFYFGLLFTILGSFGSEIFFYFLSVMGAINFNDIKIWAHLLLGALISIYFLSLVILSQRASGIFQLVVTVLKFIPLFSVMIIGLVLANTHNLNDGSQPLNAFLNGSFTLKGVIVALPAVLFSYDAFLIVGSFGNKIKNSKKRLPIIVVVGMVSITALYTLIALSSILHNAKTVEGILLDSLPKSLGTVIEKIIYTLLLISTLGVINGITFAYKNEMEIILSNKLVFGSKSILKKMSLRKAIFLYCTLTFLFYFVILFGLSLSFNTDSFLDLFSNYPTVFFFAVYLYIIILYAKKRKNIIDTKKINNILFYVVTVISFIGITTIEIAYFITIFSNAISGVAKNNYGVFYNSSKLLFPGWFEVIIYFLFLSFTFSIPVLNYYLEKFIFKRDLIKRIKQLY; via the coding sequence ATGAAAAATAATAAAAAAATAGGCTTCGCCTTATCATTAATGATGTTAATAGGAACCGTAGTTGGAATTGGTATATTTTTCAAAAATATATCAGTTGGAAAAGCGGTTGATTATAACGGGTTAAGCTGACTGATAACTTGAATCATAGGTGGGATAATCTCAATTTGTGTCGCACTATGTTTTTCAGAAATCGGTTCAATGACTAACAAAAATTTTTCAGGAATATCCAACTGAATACACAGATTAAAGCCGGGAGCAACATCATATGGTATATCTTTAACATACGCACTATTTTATTTTGGATTATTATTTACAATCCTTGGTAGTTTCGGTTCAGAAATATTCTTTTATTTCTTATCTGTAATGGGTGCAATTAATTTTAACGATATTAAGATTTGAGCACACTTGTTATTAGGTGCATTAATTAGTATTTACTTTTTATCACTAGTTATCTTATCACAGCGTGCATCCGGGATTTTCCAATTAGTTGTAACAGTATTAAAATTTATTCCGTTATTTTCTGTTATGATAATAGGTTTAGTTTTAGCTAACACACATAACCTAAATGATGGTTCACAACCATTAAATGCATTTTTAAACGGATCATTTACACTTAAAGGTGTAATTGTCGCTTTACCAGCAGTTTTATTTTCATATGATGCATTTTTAATAGTTGGATCATTTGGTAACAAAATTAAAAATTCTAAAAAAAGATTACCTATTATAGTTGTAGTTGGGATGGTATCAATTACTGCATTATATACATTAATTGCATTATCATCAATTTTACACAACGCAAAAACAGTGGAAGGAATTTTATTAGATTCTCTACCTAAATCTTTAGGTACAGTTATTGAAAAAATAATTTACACTTTATTGTTAATTTCCACACTTGGAGTTATAAACGGGATAACTTTTGCCTATAAAAATGAAATGGAAATAATTCTTTCAAATAAACTAGTATTTGGATCTAAAAGTATTTTGAAAAAAATGAGTTTAAGAAAAGCAATCTTCTTGTATTGCACACTTACATTTTTATTTTACTTTGTAATTTTATTCGGTTTAAGTTTAAGTTTTAACACAGATTCATTTTTAGATTTATTTAGCAATTATCCTACTGTTTTCTTTTTTGCGGTTTATTTATATATTATTATCTTGTATGCTAAAAAGAGAAAAAATATTATTGATACTAAAAAAATAAATAACATTCTTTTTTATGTAGTAACTGTAATTTCATTCATCGGAATTACAACTATTGAAATAGCATATTTTATTACAATATTTTCAAACGCTATAAGTGGAGTTGCTAAAAATAATTACGGGGTATTTTATAATAGTTCAAAACTTTTATTCCCTGGTTGATTCGAAGTAATAATTTATTTCTTATTCTTATCATTCACTTTCAGTATTCCTGTTTTAAATTACTATCTTGAAAAATTTATTTTTAAAAGAGATTTAATCAAACGTATTAAACAACTATATTAA
- the uvrA gene encoding excinuclease ABC subunit UvrA yields MKNDFLIIKGARENNLKNVDLTIPKNKLVVFTGLSGSGKSSLAFNTIYEEGRRRYVDSLSSYSRMFLGGTKKPNVDKIDGLSPSISIEQKTVHNNPRSTVGTVTEIYDYFRLLFATIGKAYCPRHNIEITSQTTKSILKSIYEYGENTQLIIYAPLVDNEKGTHQNLFEKLRKEMYLRVKVDGVIYKLDDEINLDKNTKHSIDLVIDRVSVNENNYNRISEAIDIATEKSEGYVKVENLATNKIELFSKLHACIYKDFSIKKIETRLFSFNAPYGMCNNCKGLGVEFKPDVDILIPETWRTIEHGAIKYFENTVNTSNLEWQRYARMLEHYKVPFDLPIDEMSEEHFRRILYGSEEDEIEFVLESTSGNKYRKKQAVPGIMTMIERAYYETSSDNRRDYLKKYMGVFTCLKCKGARLNPEALSVRVDNQNIFEYIKSTIGDLLIKVENAVSKLDESDSKISSLVVKEILDRLKFLKDVGLEYLTLDRSAETLSGGEAQRIRLATQIGSNLSGVLYVLDEPSIGLHQKDNLRLIDTLRKMVDLGNTLIVVEHDEDTMFAADHIVDIGPLAGAAGGEIVANGQLEDIIKEPKSITGKYLSGEWEIEIPKTRRGGNGQTIEIIGAKQNNLKNIDVTIPLGKLVGVTGVSGSGKSTLINEILVSGIQHMVSKDASKLNKKIKFESIKGLVHVDKVVPISQTPIGRTPRSNPATYTGVFDDIRDVYANVEESRIRGYLKGRFSFNTPGGRCEKCSGDGYQKIEMHFLPDVYISCDQCDGKRYNKETLEIKYRSKNINDVLEMSVDEAFDFFEKHPKIVDKLKYLKDVGLGYIKLGQMSTTMSGGEAQRVKLATYLQKRPTGKTVYVLDEPTTGLHVHDVKKLITILNRIVDNGDTVLVIEHNLDVIKNCDHIIDLGPDGGVNGGRIVASGTPEQVALNANSYTGQFLNKILSKNK; encoded by the coding sequence ATGAAAAATGATTTTTTAATTATAAAAGGAGCGAGAGAAAATAATCTTAAAAATGTAGATTTAACAATTCCTAAAAATAAATTGGTAGTATTTACAGGACTAAGTGGTAGTGGTAAAAGTTCTTTGGCTTTTAATACAATTTATGAAGAAGGGAGACGTAGATACGTAGATTCTTTGAGTTCTTATTCAAGGATGTTTTTGGGTGGAACTAAGAAACCAAATGTTGATAAAATTGATGGATTAAGCCCTTCAATTTCTATTGAGCAAAAAACTGTTCACAACAACCCGCGTTCAACTGTTGGAACAGTTACTGAAATATATGATTATTTCAGGTTACTTTTCGCTACTATAGGTAAAGCATATTGCCCTAGACATAATATTGAAATTACATCACAAACAACAAAAAGTATTTTAAAATCAATATATGAATACGGTGAAAATACACAATTGATTATTTATGCACCATTAGTAGACAACGAAAAAGGTACACATCAAAATTTATTTGAGAAATTAAGAAAAGAGATGTACCTTAGAGTTAAGGTTGATGGTGTAATTTATAAACTAGATGATGAAATTAATCTTGATAAGAACACAAAACATAGTATTGATTTAGTAATAGATAGAGTTAGTGTTAATGAAAATAACTACAATAGAATTTCAGAAGCAATAGACATTGCTACTGAAAAATCAGAAGGATATGTAAAAGTAGAAAACTTAGCAACTAATAAAATTGAATTATTTTCTAAGTTACATGCATGTATTTATAAAGATTTTTCAATTAAAAAAATTGAAACAAGGCTGTTTTCATTTAATGCACCTTATGGTATGTGTAATAACTGTAAAGGTTTAGGTGTTGAATTTAAACCAGATGTTGACATTTTAATTCCTGAAACTTGAAGAACAATAGAACATGGAGCAATTAAATACTTCGAAAATACCGTTAATACTTCTAATTTAGAATGACAAAGATATGCTAGAATGCTAGAACATTATAAAGTACCTTTTGATTTACCTATTGACGAAATGAGTGAAGAACACTTTAGAAGAATACTATATGGAAGTGAAGAAGATGAAATAGAATTCGTTTTAGAATCAACTTCTGGTAATAAATATCGTAAAAAACAAGCTGTTCCAGGAATTATGACAATGATTGAAAGAGCTTATTACGAAACTTCTTCAGATAATCGTAGAGATTATCTGAAGAAATATATGGGTGTATTCACTTGTTTAAAATGTAAGGGAGCAAGATTAAATCCCGAAGCGTTAAGTGTTAGAGTTGATAATCAAAATATTTTTGAATATATTAAAAGTACAATTGGTGATTTATTAATTAAAGTTGAAAATGCAGTTTCAAAATTAGATGAATCAGATTCAAAAATAAGTTCTTTAGTTGTTAAAGAAATTTTAGATCGTTTGAAGTTCTTAAAAGACGTTGGTTTAGAATATTTAACACTTGACCGTAGTGCTGAAACACTTTCAGGTGGTGAAGCACAAAGAATTAGATTAGCTACCCAAATTGGTTCAAATTTAAGTGGTGTTTTATATGTTTTAGACGAACCTTCTATTGGTTTACATCAAAAAGATAATTTAAGATTAATTGACACTTTAAGAAAAATGGTAGATTTAGGAAATACCTTAATTGTTGTTGAACATGATGAAGATACAATGTTCGCTGCTGATCATATAGTGGATATTGGTCCACTAGCTGGAGCCGCTGGTGGTGAAATTGTTGCAAATGGTCAATTAGAAGATATTATTAAAGAGCCAAAATCTATTACAGGTAAGTATTTATCAGGTGAATGAGAGATTGAAATTCCTAAAACTAGAAGAGGTGGAAACGGTCAAACAATTGAAATTATCGGAGCAAAACAAAATAATTTAAAAAATATTGACGTAACAATTCCTTTAGGTAAGTTAGTTGGCGTAACTGGTGTTTCAGGTTCTGGAAAGAGCACTTTAATAAATGAAATACTTGTTTCAGGGATCCAACACATGGTTTCAAAAGACGCTTCAAAATTAAATAAAAAAATTAAATTTGAAAGCATCAAAGGATTAGTGCATGTTGATAAGGTTGTTCCAATTTCACAAACTCCAATAGGTAGAACTCCAAGAAGTAATCCTGCAACATATACAGGTGTTTTTGACGATATTAGAGATGTTTATGCGAACGTTGAAGAGTCTAGAATAAGAGGTTATTTAAAAGGTCGTTTTAGCTTTAATACACCTGGCGGAAGGTGTGAAAAATGTTCTGGTGATGGATACCAAAAAATAGAAATGCACTTTCTACCTGATGTTTACATTTCTTGTGATCAATGTGATGGAAAACGATACAATAAAGAGACTTTAGAAATAAAATACCGTAGTAAAAATATTAACGATGTTTTGGAAATGAGTGTTGATGAAGCTTTTGATTTCTTTGAAAAACATCCGAAAATTGTTGATAAATTAAAATACCTAAAAGATGTTGGTTTAGGTTATATTAAACTAGGTCAAATGTCAACAACAATGTCTGGTGGTGAGGCACAAAGAGTAAAATTGGCTACTTATTTACAAAAAAGACCTACAGGTAAGACTGTTTATGTTTTAGATGAACCTACAACAGGATTGCATGTACATGATGTTAAAAAATTAATAACTATTTTAAATAGAATTGTTGATAACGGTGATACTGTTTTAGTTATTGAACATAATTTAGATGTAATTAAAAATTGTGATCATATCATTGATTTAGGACCTGATGGTGGTGTTAACGGTGGTAGAATAGTTGCTAGTGGTACACCGGAACAAGTTGCCTTAAATGCTAACAGTTATACAGGTCAATTCCTTAACAAAATATTAAGCAAAAATAAATAA
- the rplM gene encoding 50S ribosomal protein L13: MRQTTIVNTQKANKKWYVIDAEGQVLGRLAAYVASVLRGKNKPEFTPNADMGDNVVIINAEKIVLTAKKEEQKIYYSHSGYPGGLKSITAAKLRVKRPTALIEKAVSGMLPHTKLGNKQRRNLFVYAGPEHKQQAQNPERLEVK, from the coding sequence ATGAGACAAACAACAATTGTTAATACACAAAAAGCAAATAAAAAGTGATATGTTATTGATGCTGAAGGTCAAGTTTTAGGACGTTTAGCAGCATACGTTGCTTCTGTATTAAGAGGAAAAAACAAACCTGAATTTACTCCAAATGCTGACATGGGAGATAACGTTGTTATTATAAACGCTGAAAAAATCGTTTTAACAGCTAAAAAAGAAGAACAAAAAATTTACTACTCACACTCAGGATACCCTGGTGGATTAAAAAGTATAACAGCAGCAAAATTAAGAGTAAAAAGACCTACAGCTTTAATCGAAAAAGCTGTAAGTGGTATGCTTCCTCATACAAAGCTTGGTAACAAACAACGTCGTAACTTATTTGTATATGCAGGACCAGAACATAAACAACAAGCACAAAACCCAGAAAGATTAGAGGTTAAATAA
- the hprK gene encoding HPr(Ser) kinase/phosphatase: MKTEKKINVEKIINFFNLEIINKNKENIEYNDIYQPAIKRVGLDLAEKVNSDRISNNIIAWGTTESLWFQGIGKHRACEAIEHIFKQKPPLVMLSKGVTKPALEWIVEVADIYNVPVSLSQTSSSYISTNVGSYLNNFFSEEKQIHGCLVLIGGTGVLIIGSSGVGKSEAALELVQKGHVLISDDSVLIKDTGNLFIGRSPEITRNFLEVRGIGIIDIKYTYGIKSVAPSSIINLVVELVRTDKQQEFDRLGVDFLKYSIFERHIKKIQIPIKEGGSTASLIEAAVSSYLSRHDGVNVLDEIEKRRLKSND, encoded by the coding sequence ATGAAAACTGAAAAAAAGATTAATGTCGAAAAAATTATTAACTTTTTTAATTTAGAAATAATCAACAAAAATAAAGAAAATATCGAGTATAACGATATTTATCAACCGGCAATTAAGCGTGTTGGTTTAGATTTAGCAGAAAAAGTTAATAGTGATCGTATTAGTAATAATATTATCGCATGAGGTACAACAGAATCATTATGATTTCAAGGTATCGGGAAACATAGAGCTTGTGAAGCTATAGAACATATTTTTAAACAAAAGCCGCCATTAGTAATGCTATCAAAAGGTGTTACTAAACCGGCCTTAGAATGAATAGTTGAAGTAGCGGATATTTATAACGTTCCTGTATCGCTATCACAAACTAGTTCCTCTTATATATCAACTAACGTTGGTTCATATTTAAATAACTTTTTCTCTGAAGAAAAACAAATACATGGTTGTTTAGTTTTAATCGGAGGAACTGGAGTTTTAATTATTGGATCAAGTGGAGTTGGTAAATCTGAAGCAGCTTTAGAACTAGTTCAAAAAGGTCATGTTCTAATAAGTGATGATTCTGTATTAATTAAAGATACTGGAAATTTATTTATAGGTAGATCACCGGAAATAACACGTAATTTTTTAGAAGTACGTGGAATTGGTATTATCGACATTAAATACACCTACGGAATTAAATCTGTTGCTCCTTCTTCAATTATTAATTTAGTTGTTGAATTAGTAAGAACTGATAAACAACAAGAATTTGATCGTTTAGGCGTTGATTTTCTTAAATATTCAATATTTGAAAGACATATTAAGAAAATACAAATCCCAATAAAAGAAGGTGGTTCGACAGCTTCTTTAATTGAAGCAGCGGTTAGTTCTTATCTTTCTCGCCATGATGGCGTTAACGTTTTAGACGAAATAGAAAAAAGGAGGTTAAAAAGCAATGATTAA
- the lgt gene encoding prolipoprotein diacylglyceryl transferase encodes MINMTSYIPSQPAFEGRPWSPLIEIGSFQIQTYSLTMMLGYLLSILTVIYFWRREKLQMDVVYTLILITIPMGIIGSRLGYIVEQLIYQDEPFKGSAWYKIWEGGLSIQGGLITTIIVDLLYVYTKRDIVDIRKAGSLIIPTILIGQFIGRFGNYANHEVYGKIDWTGASSLVWGKTFADNMYISDAVTNELGIQAAYRYPLFLYEAIANLVGYLILVWVFNYFWLFKPGVNIGMYLVWYGLIRMGMEPLREESYKLYEYVALGFVLFGSLLVIYYQFFGRVKYVRVKKSETQSITTYQYANSEMYLSYVHVTSFKHIFKLILSKFRNK; translated from the coding sequence ATGATTAATATGACATCTTATATTCCTTCACAACCAGCTTTTGAGGGTAGACCATGAAGTCCATTGATTGAAATTGGATCATTTCAAATACAAACATATTCACTTACAATGATGTTAGGTTATTTACTTTCAATACTTACCGTTATCTATTTTTGACGTAGAGAAAAACTACAAATGGACGTTGTTTATACATTAATTTTAATTACTATACCTATGGGTATTATCGGTTCACGTTTAGGTTATATTGTTGAACAATTAATTTATCAAGATGAACCATTTAAGGGTTCTGCTTGGTATAAAATCTGAGAAGGTGGACTAAGTATTCAAGGTGGTTTAATAACTACGATTATAGTTGACTTACTATATGTCTATACAAAAAGAGATATAGTAGATATTAGAAAAGCCGGTTCATTAATTATTCCAACTATTTTAATTGGACAATTTATTGGACGTTTTGGGAACTATGCAAATCACGAGGTTTATGGTAAAATAGATTGAACTGGTGCTAGCTCATTAGTTTGAGGAAAAACATTTGCAGATAATATGTATATAAGTGATGCTGTAACAAACGAATTAGGAATTCAAGCAGCTTATAGATATCCGTTGTTCTTATATGAAGCAATCGCAAACTTGGTGGGTTACTTAATTTTAGTTTGAGTATTCAATTATTTCTGACTTTTCAAACCAGGCGTAAATATAGGTATGTATTTAGTTTGATATGGACTCATACGTATGGGTATGGAGCCATTGCGTGAAGAATCATATAAACTATATGAATATGTTGCCCTTGGTTTTGTTCTTTTCGGATCATTATTAGTAATATACTACCAATTCTTCGGAAGAGTAAAATATGTTAGAGTTAAAAAATCAGAAACTCAAAGCATTACAACATATCAATATGCAAATTCTGAAATGTATTTATCTTATGTTCATGTAACATCATTTAAACACATATTTAAATTAATACTTTCAAAATTTAGAAATAAATAG